In one window of Syngnathus scovelli strain Florida chromosome 22, RoL_Ssco_1.2, whole genome shotgun sequence DNA:
- the asb13a.2 gene encoding ankyrin repeat and SOCS box protein 13 isoform X2 codes for MDPFRDMGQMMKYPDIRCWAVRTAVHEAAAIGQVSLLQHLIDCGASVNIVAEDSITPLHEACARGHIQCVRLLLDAGAQVDARNVDGSTPLCEACSVGSLECVKLLLERGAKANPALTSRTASPLHEACMGGKCFSRHQYASSNRHEMLNNILAGSLDCVKLLIAEGASLEAYDLYHGTPLHVACANKHLHCVKELLNAGARVNAPRLHQTALHHAAKSANVELVETLVEFGANIYARDRHNKKPVDYASPGSPVATCLRSYEAMPMSLQQLSRLALRQKLGTSALKVVAQLQIPKLIISYLCYQ; via the exons ATGGATCCGTTTCGAGACATGGGTCAAATGATGAAGTATCCCGATATCC GCTGCTGGGCTGTGAGAACCGCGGTCCACGAGGCGGCGGCGATTGGTCAGGTTTCCCTCTTGCAGCACCTCATCGATTGCGGAGCTTCCGTCAATATCGTGGCGGAGGACTCCATCACACCCCTGCACGAGGCCTGCGCCCGGGGTCACATCCAGTGCGTCCGGTTACTTCTGGATGCTGGTGCGCAG GTGGATGCGAGAAACGTGGATGGCAGCACCCCGCTGTGTGAAGCCTGCTCTGTGGGTAGTTTGGAGTGCGTGAAGCTCTTGCTGGAACGAGGCGCCAAAGCCAATCCTGCCCTCACCTCTCGTACTGCCTCACCTCTCCACGAAGCCTGTATGGGAGGTAAGTGTTTTTCACGACACCAATATGCTTCCTCAAATAGACACGAAATGTTAAATAACATTCTTGCAGGAAGCTTGGACTGTGTGAAGTTGCTGATTGCTGAAGgtgcttccctggaggcgtatGACCTCTACCACGGGACCCCGCTGCATGTAGCTTGTGCTAATAAACACTTACACTGTGTGAAAGAGCTCCTCAATGCTG GTGCCAGAGTGAACGCCCCCCGGCTGCACCAGACGGCACTGCACCACGCCGCAAAGAGCGCAAACGTGGAATTGGTTGAGACCCTCGTGGAGTTCGGCGCCAACATTTACGCACGGGATAGGCACAATAAGAAACCCGTCGACTACGCCTCGCCGGGCTCACCAGTCGCAACCTGCCTGCGCTCTTATGAGG CCATGCCCATGAGCCTGCAGCAACTCAGTAGGTTGGCACTGCGACAGAAGCTGGGCACCAGTGCGCTGAAGGTTGTAGCTCAACTCCAGATTCCAAAGCTCATTATCAGCTACCTGTGCTATCAGTGA
- the asb13a.2 gene encoding ankyrin repeat and SOCS box protein 13 isoform X1, producing the protein MFVMIPSRHQDATTLFNCILIPTGCWAVRTAVHEAAAIGQVSLLQHLIDCGASVNIVAEDSITPLHEACARGHIQCVRLLLDAGAQVDARNVDGSTPLCEACSVGSLECVKLLLERGAKANPALTSRTASPLHEACMGGKCFSRHQYASSNRHEMLNNILAGSLDCVKLLIAEGASLEAYDLYHGTPLHVACANKHLHCVKELLNAGARVNAPRLHQTALHHAAKSANVELVETLVEFGANIYARDRHNKKPVDYASPGSPVATCLRSYEAMPMSLQQLSRLALRQKLGTSALKVVAQLQIPKLIISYLCYQ; encoded by the exons ATGTTTGTGATGATTCCTTCAAGGCATCAAGATGCAACCACGTTGTTTAATTGTATTTTGATTCCTACAGGCTGCTGGGCTGTGAGAACCGCGGTCCACGAGGCGGCGGCGATTGGTCAGGTTTCCCTCTTGCAGCACCTCATCGATTGCGGAGCTTCCGTCAATATCGTGGCGGAGGACTCCATCACACCCCTGCACGAGGCCTGCGCCCGGGGTCACATCCAGTGCGTCCGGTTACTTCTGGATGCTGGTGCGCAG GTGGATGCGAGAAACGTGGATGGCAGCACCCCGCTGTGTGAAGCCTGCTCTGTGGGTAGTTTGGAGTGCGTGAAGCTCTTGCTGGAACGAGGCGCCAAAGCCAATCCTGCCCTCACCTCTCGTACTGCCTCACCTCTCCACGAAGCCTGTATGGGAGGTAAGTGTTTTTCACGACACCAATATGCTTCCTCAAATAGACACGAAATGTTAAATAACATTCTTGCAGGAAGCTTGGACTGTGTGAAGTTGCTGATTGCTGAAGgtgcttccctggaggcgtatGACCTCTACCACGGGACCCCGCTGCATGTAGCTTGTGCTAATAAACACTTACACTGTGTGAAAGAGCTCCTCAATGCTG GTGCCAGAGTGAACGCCCCCCGGCTGCACCAGACGGCACTGCACCACGCCGCAAAGAGCGCAAACGTGGAATTGGTTGAGACCCTCGTGGAGTTCGGCGCCAACATTTACGCACGGGATAGGCACAATAAGAAACCCGTCGACTACGCCTCGCCGGGCTCACCAGTCGCAACCTGCCTGCGCTCTTATGAGG CCATGCCCATGAGCCTGCAGCAACTCAGTAGGTTGGCACTGCGACAGAAGCTGGGCACCAGTGCGCTGAAGGTTGTAGCTCAACTCCAGATTCCAAAGCTCATTATCAGCTACCTGTGCTATCAGTGA
- the asb13a.2 gene encoding ankyrin repeat and SOCS box protein 13 isoform X3, with product MFVMIPSRHQDATTLFNCILIPTGCWAVRTAVHEAAAIGQVSLLQHLIDCGASVNIVAEDSITPLHEACARGHIQCVRLLLDAGAQVDARNVDGSTPLCEACSVGSLECVKLLLERGAKANPALTSRTASPLHEACMGGSLDCVKLLIAEGASLEAYDLYHGTPLHVACANKHLHCVKELLNAGARVNAPRLHQTALHHAAKSANVELVETLVEFGANIYARDRHNKKPVDYASPGSPVATCLRSYEAMPMSLQQLSRLALRQKLGTSALKVVAQLQIPKLIISYLCYQ from the exons ATGTTTGTGATGATTCCTTCAAGGCATCAAGATGCAACCACGTTGTTTAATTGTATTTTGATTCCTACAGGCTGCTGGGCTGTGAGAACCGCGGTCCACGAGGCGGCGGCGATTGGTCAGGTTTCCCTCTTGCAGCACCTCATCGATTGCGGAGCTTCCGTCAATATCGTGGCGGAGGACTCCATCACACCCCTGCACGAGGCCTGCGCCCGGGGTCACATCCAGTGCGTCCGGTTACTTCTGGATGCTGGTGCGCAG GTGGATGCGAGAAACGTGGATGGCAGCACCCCGCTGTGTGAAGCCTGCTCTGTGGGTAGTTTGGAGTGCGTGAAGCTCTTGCTGGAACGAGGCGCCAAAGCCAATCCTGCCCTCACCTCTCGTACTGCCTCACCTCTCCACGAAGCCTGTATGGGAG GAAGCTTGGACTGTGTGAAGTTGCTGATTGCTGAAGgtgcttccctggaggcgtatGACCTCTACCACGGGACCCCGCTGCATGTAGCTTGTGCTAATAAACACTTACACTGTGTGAAAGAGCTCCTCAATGCTG GTGCCAGAGTGAACGCCCCCCGGCTGCACCAGACGGCACTGCACCACGCCGCAAAGAGCGCAAACGTGGAATTGGTTGAGACCCTCGTGGAGTTCGGCGCCAACATTTACGCACGGGATAGGCACAATAAGAAACCCGTCGACTACGCCTCGCCGGGCTCACCAGTCGCAACCTGCCTGCGCTCTTATGAGG CCATGCCCATGAGCCTGCAGCAACTCAGTAGGTTGGCACTGCGACAGAAGCTGGGCACCAGTGCGCTGAAGGTTGTAGCTCAACTCCAGATTCCAAAGCTCATTATCAGCTACCTGTGCTATCAGTGA
- the zgc:113019 gene encoding uncharacterized protein zgc:113019 isoform X1, with translation MVRICCVLGCTNKSHDSRGRKLDNGLRFFTFPTWKKSYGPQIKEISKRRRSAWVAAVRRKDITFDKITPFMFVCCRHFHKGKPAYEMMENDPDWAPSLHMGHTENEHGNSLHSAKRKKSVLRSEGIQEAGESAEEEPARREEALTLNIKQEKEEEIVKWERMECCGTGTRNEETLIEAVKREAGQTECIFCIQRSEEVSRLVEENRRLRHELDAFKIPNGFFQDDDNKVEYYTGLPNVTSFMTFFCFLLPLMPARHSRLSPFQVLLLTFMRLRLDLPTQHLAYIFSITTSTVETTFRETVSFMYSHLKPSVTWPSRNTLQRTMPRRFVEAFGGKAVAIVDCFKLHHDKLDRSNYAVQYLIAVTPGGFVGFVSKGCDEFIAAKNMLEKSGFLNNLLPGDVILANGFDKSGVLFCAEVDGPTCVRANCRLAENVGEMMAHVETVVGNMRRKYQILKAAVPADMTLACDGEEVTLLDKMVTVCYALENPCPTII, from the exons ATGGTTCGCATATGTTGTGTCCTGGGCTGCACCAACAAGTCACACGACAGCCGCGGAAGGAAACTCGACAACGGGTTGAGATTTTTCACCTTCCCGACCTGGAAGAAAAGCTACGGGCCGCAAATCAAAGAGATCTCCAAGAGGCGACGGTCGGCTTGGGTCGCTGCTGTCCGACGCAAAGATATAACATTTGACAAGATAACTCCATTCATGTTCGTCTGCTGTCGGCATTTCCATAAAG GAAAGCCGGCATACGAAATGATGGAGAACGACCCGGACTGGGCGCCGTCCTTGCATATGGGCCACACAGAGAACGAACACGGCAACTCCCTGCACTCAGCCAAAAGAAAGAAGTCGGTTCTACGGAGCGAGGGTATCCAGGAGGCGGGCGAGTCAGCAGAAGAAGAGCCGGCGCGACGCGAGGAAGCTCTAACGTTGAACATCAAACaagaaaaggaggaggaaaTTGTCAAATGGGAGCGTATGGAATGCTGTGGAACGGGAACAAGGAATGAAGAAACGCTGATCGAAGCGGTCAAACGGGAAGCGGGGCAGACAGAATGCATCTTCTGCATCCAGAGGTCTGAAGAAGTAAGCCGCCTGGTGGAGGAGAACAGACGACTCAGGCACGAGTTGGACGCCTTCAAGATCCCAAATGGCTTTTTCCAGGACGACGACAACAAAGTGGAATATTACACCGGTTTGCCAAACGTGACCTCTTTCATGAcctttttctgttttttattACCGTTGATGCCAGCCCGCCACAGCAGACTGAGTCCTTTTCAAGTCCTCCTGTTGACGTTCATGCGCCTCCGGCTGGATTTACCCACGCAGCACCTCGCTTATATTTTCAGCATCACGACAAGCACAGTGGAAACGACGTTTCGAGAAACGGTTTCGTTTATGTACTCACACCTGAAGCCTTCCGTTACGTGGCCCAGCAGAAATACTTTGCAAAGGACGATGCCGCGACGGTTTGTCGAGGCCTTCGGTGGCAAAGCCGTCGCCATCGTGGACTGTTTTAAATTGCACCATGACAAATTAGACCGAAGCAATTACGCCGTTCAATATTTAATTGCTGTCACACCAGGTGGATTTGTTGGTTTCGTATCAAAAGGGTGTGACGAATTTATAGCTGCCAAAAACATGTTGGAGAAAAGCGGTTTCTTAAATAACTTGTTGCCAGGCGATGTCATCTTGGCAAACGGTTTTGACAAAAGCGGCGTCTTGTTTTGCGCTGAGGTGGACGGGCCGACCTGCGTCCGAGCCAACTGTCGTCTTGCTGAGAACGTGGGGGAGATGATGGCGCACGTTGAAACCGTCGTGGGAAATATGCGCCGCAAATATCAAATCTTAAAAGCGGCCGTGCCCGCGGACATGACGCTAGCGTGTGACGGTGAAGAAGTCACGTTGTTGGATAAAATGGTCACCGTCTGTTATGCGTTAGAAAACCCTTGTCCAACTATAATTTAA
- the zgc:113019 gene encoding uncharacterized protein zgc:113019 isoform X3 → MPKTRRTAYIAAFKLQAIDLAIKKGNRSAAHELGVNESMIRRWRKQHGELSRCKKTTKAFRGKPAYEMMENDPDWAPSLHMGHTENEHGNSLHSAKRKKSVLRSEGIQEAGESAEEEPARREEALTLNIKQEKEEEIVKWERMECCGTGTRNEETLIEAVKREAGQTECIFCIQRSEEVSRLVEENRRLRHELDAFKIPNGFFQDDDNKVEYYTGLPNVTSFMTFFCFLLPLMPARHSRLSPFQVLLLTFMRLRLDLPTQHLAYIFSITTSTVETTFRETVSFMYSHLKPSVTWPSRNTLQRTMPRRFVEAFGGKAVAIVDCFKLHHDKLDRSNYAVQYLIAVTPGGFVGFVSKGCDEFIAAKNMLEKSGFLNNLLPGDVILANGFDKSGVLFCAEVDGPTCVRANCRLAENVGEMMAHVETVVGNMRRKYQILKAAVPADMTLACDGEEVTLLDKMVTVCYALENPCPTII, encoded by the exons ATGCCGAAGACCCGACGTACCGCCTACATCGCGGCCTTCAAGCTGCAGGCGATCGACCTGGCAATCAAAAAGGGTAATCGATCCGCTGCGCACGAACTTGGAGTTAATGAATCCATGATACGACGTTGGAGGAAGCAGCATGGAGAACTTTCTCGCTGCAAGAAGACGACAAAAGCCTTCAGAG GAAAGCCGGCATACGAAATGATGGAGAACGACCCGGACTGGGCGCCGTCCTTGCATATGGGCCACACAGAGAACGAACACGGCAACTCCCTGCACTCAGCCAAAAGAAAGAAGTCGGTTCTACGGAGCGAGGGTATCCAGGAGGCGGGCGAGTCAGCAGAAGAAGAGCCGGCGCGACGCGAGGAAGCTCTAACGTTGAACATCAAACaagaaaaggaggaggaaaTTGTCAAATGGGAGCGTATGGAATGCTGTGGAACGGGAACAAGGAATGAAGAAACGCTGATCGAAGCGGTCAAACGGGAAGCGGGGCAGACAGAATGCATCTTCTGCATCCAGAGGTCTGAAGAAGTAAGCCGCCTGGTGGAGGAGAACAGACGACTCAGGCACGAGTTGGACGCCTTCAAGATCCCAAATGGCTTTTTCCAGGACGACGACAACAAAGTGGAATATTACACCGGTTTGCCAAACGTGACCTCTTTCATGAcctttttctgttttttattACCGTTGATGCCAGCCCGCCACAGCAGACTGAGTCCTTTTCAAGTCCTCCTGTTGACGTTCATGCGCCTCCGGCTGGATTTACCCACGCAGCACCTCGCTTATATTTTCAGCATCACGACAAGCACAGTGGAAACGACGTTTCGAGAAACGGTTTCGTTTATGTACTCACACCTGAAGCCTTCCGTTACGTGGCCCAGCAGAAATACTTTGCAAAGGACGATGCCGCGACGGTTTGTCGAGGCCTTCGGTGGCAAAGCCGTCGCCATCGTGGACTGTTTTAAATTGCACCATGACAAATTAGACCGAAGCAATTACGCCGTTCAATATTTAATTGCTGTCACACCAGGTGGATTTGTTGGTTTCGTATCAAAAGGGTGTGACGAATTTATAGCTGCCAAAAACATGTTGGAGAAAAGCGGTTTCTTAAATAACTTGTTGCCAGGCGATGTCATCTTGGCAAACGGTTTTGACAAAAGCGGCGTCTTGTTTTGCGCTGAGGTGGACGGGCCGACCTGCGTCCGAGCCAACTGTCGTCTTGCTGAGAACGTGGGGGAGATGATGGCGCACGTTGAAACCGTCGTGGGAAATATGCGCCGCAAATATCAAATCTTAAAAGCGGCCGTGCCCGCGGACATGACGCTAGCGTGTGACGGTGAAGAAGTCACGTTGTTGGATAAAATGGTCACCGTCTGTTATGCGTTAGAAAACCCTTGTCCAACTATAATTTAA
- the zgc:113019 gene encoding uncharacterized protein zgc:113019 isoform X2: protein MPKTRRTAYIAAFKLQAIDLAIKKGNRSAAHELGVNESMIRRWRKQHGELSRCKKTTKAFRGKKCRKPAYEMMENDPDWAPSLHMGHTENEHGNSLHSAKRKKSVLRSEGIQEAGESAEEEPARREEALTLNIKQEKEEEIVKWERMECCGTGTRNEETLIEAVKREAGQTECIFCIQRSEEVSRLVEENRRLRHELDAFKIPNGFFQDDDNKVEYYTGLPNVTSFMTFFCFLLPLMPARHSRLSPFQVLLLTFMRLRLDLPTQHLAYIFSITTSTVETTFRETVSFMYSHLKPSVTWPSRNTLQRTMPRRFVEAFGGKAVAIVDCFKLHHDKLDRSNYAVQYLIAVTPGGFVGFVSKGCDEFIAAKNMLEKSGFLNNLLPGDVILANGFDKSGVLFCAEVDGPTCVRANCRLAENVGEMMAHVETVVGNMRRKYQILKAAVPADMTLACDGEEVTLLDKMVTVCYALENPCPTII, encoded by the exons ATGCCGAAGACCCGACGTACCGCCTACATCGCGGCCTTCAAGCTGCAGGCGATCGACCTGGCAATCAAAAAGGGTAATCGATCCGCTGCGCACGAACTTGGAGTTAATGAATCCATGATACGACGTTGGAGGAAGCAGCATGGAGAACTTTCTCGCTGCAAGAAGACGACAAAAGCCTTCAGAGGCAAGAAGTGCA GAAAGCCGGCATACGAAATGATGGAGAACGACCCGGACTGGGCGCCGTCCTTGCATATGGGCCACACAGAGAACGAACACGGCAACTCCCTGCACTCAGCCAAAAGAAAGAAGTCGGTTCTACGGAGCGAGGGTATCCAGGAGGCGGGCGAGTCAGCAGAAGAAGAGCCGGCGCGACGCGAGGAAGCTCTAACGTTGAACATCAAACaagaaaaggaggaggaaaTTGTCAAATGGGAGCGTATGGAATGCTGTGGAACGGGAACAAGGAATGAAGAAACGCTGATCGAAGCGGTCAAACGGGAAGCGGGGCAGACAGAATGCATCTTCTGCATCCAGAGGTCTGAAGAAGTAAGCCGCCTGGTGGAGGAGAACAGACGACTCAGGCACGAGTTGGACGCCTTCAAGATCCCAAATGGCTTTTTCCAGGACGACGACAACAAAGTGGAATATTACACCGGTTTGCCAAACGTGACCTCTTTCATGAcctttttctgttttttattACCGTTGATGCCAGCCCGCCACAGCAGACTGAGTCCTTTTCAAGTCCTCCTGTTGACGTTCATGCGCCTCCGGCTGGATTTACCCACGCAGCACCTCGCTTATATTTTCAGCATCACGACAAGCACAGTGGAAACGACGTTTCGAGAAACGGTTTCGTTTATGTACTCACACCTGAAGCCTTCCGTTACGTGGCCCAGCAGAAATACTTTGCAAAGGACGATGCCGCGACGGTTTGTCGAGGCCTTCGGTGGCAAAGCCGTCGCCATCGTGGACTGTTTTAAATTGCACCATGACAAATTAGACCGAAGCAATTACGCCGTTCAATATTTAATTGCTGTCACACCAGGTGGATTTGTTGGTTTCGTATCAAAAGGGTGTGACGAATTTATAGCTGCCAAAAACATGTTGGAGAAAAGCGGTTTCTTAAATAACTTGTTGCCAGGCGATGTCATCTTGGCAAACGGTTTTGACAAAAGCGGCGTCTTGTTTTGCGCTGAGGTGGACGGGCCGACCTGCGTCCGAGCCAACTGTCGTCTTGCTGAGAACGTGGGGGAGATGATGGCGCACGTTGAAACCGTCGTGGGAAATATGCGCCGCAAATATCAAATCTTAAAAGCGGCCGTGCCCGCGGACATGACGCTAGCGTGTGACGGTGAAGAAGTCACGTTGTTGGATAAAATGGTCACCGTCTGTTATGCGTTAGAAAACCCTTGTCCAACTATAATTTAA
- the zgc:113019 gene encoding uncharacterized protein zgc:113019 isoform X4, producing the protein MPKTRRTAYIAAFKLQAIDLAIKKGKPAYEMMENDPDWAPSLHMGHTENEHGNSLHSAKRKKSVLRSEGIQEAGESAEEEPARREEALTLNIKQEKEEEIVKWERMECCGTGTRNEETLIEAVKREAGQTECIFCIQRSEEVSRLVEENRRLRHELDAFKIPNGFFQDDDNKVEYYTGLPNVTSFMTFFCFLLPLMPARHSRLSPFQVLLLTFMRLRLDLPTQHLAYIFSITTSTVETTFRETVSFMYSHLKPSVTWPSRNTLQRTMPRRFVEAFGGKAVAIVDCFKLHHDKLDRSNYAVQYLIAVTPGGFVGFVSKGCDEFIAAKNMLEKSGFLNNLLPGDVILANGFDKSGVLFCAEVDGPTCVRANCRLAENVGEMMAHVETVVGNMRRKYQILKAAVPADMTLACDGEEVTLLDKMVTVCYALENPCPTII; encoded by the exons ATGCCGAAGACCCGACGTACCGCCTACATCGCGGCCTTCAAGCTGCAGGCGATCGACCTGGCAATCAAAAAGG GAAAGCCGGCATACGAAATGATGGAGAACGACCCGGACTGGGCGCCGTCCTTGCATATGGGCCACACAGAGAACGAACACGGCAACTCCCTGCACTCAGCCAAAAGAAAGAAGTCGGTTCTACGGAGCGAGGGTATCCAGGAGGCGGGCGAGTCAGCAGAAGAAGAGCCGGCGCGACGCGAGGAAGCTCTAACGTTGAACATCAAACaagaaaaggaggaggaaaTTGTCAAATGGGAGCGTATGGAATGCTGTGGAACGGGAACAAGGAATGAAGAAACGCTGATCGAAGCGGTCAAACGGGAAGCGGGGCAGACAGAATGCATCTTCTGCATCCAGAGGTCTGAAGAAGTAAGCCGCCTGGTGGAGGAGAACAGACGACTCAGGCACGAGTTGGACGCCTTCAAGATCCCAAATGGCTTTTTCCAGGACGACGACAACAAAGTGGAATATTACACCGGTTTGCCAAACGTGACCTCTTTCATGAcctttttctgttttttattACCGTTGATGCCAGCCCGCCACAGCAGACTGAGTCCTTTTCAAGTCCTCCTGTTGACGTTCATGCGCCTCCGGCTGGATTTACCCACGCAGCACCTCGCTTATATTTTCAGCATCACGACAAGCACAGTGGAAACGACGTTTCGAGAAACGGTTTCGTTTATGTACTCACACCTGAAGCCTTCCGTTACGTGGCCCAGCAGAAATACTTTGCAAAGGACGATGCCGCGACGGTTTGTCGAGGCCTTCGGTGGCAAAGCCGTCGCCATCGTGGACTGTTTTAAATTGCACCATGACAAATTAGACCGAAGCAATTACGCCGTTCAATATTTAATTGCTGTCACACCAGGTGGATTTGTTGGTTTCGTATCAAAAGGGTGTGACGAATTTATAGCTGCCAAAAACATGTTGGAGAAAAGCGGTTTCTTAAATAACTTGTTGCCAGGCGATGTCATCTTGGCAAACGGTTTTGACAAAAGCGGCGTCTTGTTTTGCGCTGAGGTGGACGGGCCGACCTGCGTCCGAGCCAACTGTCGTCTTGCTGAGAACGTGGGGGAGATGATGGCGCACGTTGAAACCGTCGTGGGAAATATGCGCCGCAAATATCAAATCTTAAAAGCGGCCGTGCCCGCGGACATGACGCTAGCGTGTGACGGTGAAGAAGTCACGTTGTTGGATAAAATGGTCACCGTCTGTTATGCGTTAGAAAACCCTTGTCCAACTATAATTTAA